From Desulfosalsimonas propionicica, the proteins below share one genomic window:
- a CDS encoding FAD-dependent oxidoreductase translates to MNTRETDKQSVLVIGGGVGGIRAALDLAESRRDVVLIDKSYAIGGLMTRLDRTFPTNNCDLCTISPHLSESGRQLRLDLKPMTVVEQVEGQAGDFKVTIRTLPRYIDVEKCTACGECAEKFPDWVRFTPGLDPRAPTCMRYPQATPYAFSVDADKVTDFDALQKTCKVGAIIPDDQEKTETLSVASIILSTGAELFDPAVLDNFGGGQFPNVVTGLEYERLMSASGPTLGQLARPSDNKRPARVAWIQCVGSRGINRQDVPYCSSVCCMYALKEAIVTKERFAEDIEASIFYMDMRTCGKDYELYLNRAVNEYGVKLVRSRPHSVVEDSETGNLVITYATDDDERHKTEVFDMVVLSTGFRIPASTRELAGRLGIDLNEHGYAQTSGFSPVATSRPGIYVCGVSESPKDIPETMIQASAAAAMAGTQMHLEQDTGAEEEDFPPEIDVSGQNPRVGVFVCDCGPNIGDVITVSALVEKVRSFPGVAYAEAVGYGCSKESMDKMETLIREHGLNRVVIGGCSPRTHETKFQDMMRRCGLNKYLVEIVNIRDQDTWVHMDRPADATRKAVKMLEMGVHAVARAHPLMEHSLPMNQNVLVVGGGVTGMNAALILSDQGFRVYLVEREARLGGIARNIRATLEGDDVGRYITELAGKVTADQKIQVLTQSIIVDHKGMPGRFTTGIQTGPRMHYMQIEHGVSILATGALANRPGQYQLGEDDRVMTQLDMDAKIADDPESVRSMDQAVMIQCVGSREPGNPNCSRICCQSAIKNALRMKALNPDMQIYVLYRDMRTYGFQEDYYREARKQGVKFIRYEPESRPEVRADKAGLAVCVYDEVLGRYLEISADALVLSTGLIADDETTEDLSVMFHLPRSDDGYFLEDHVKLRPTDMSVRGFFVAGTAHAPKSIRESITQAQAAAGRAQTLLSKQWINLGASVAKVDGDKCAACLICVRVCPYNVPYINAEGYSEIDPARCHGCGTCVADCPARAIQLMQYEDDQILAKLDGLFERMN, encoded by the coding sequence ATGAACACCAGAGAAACGGACAAACAAAGCGTGCTCGTCATCGGCGGGGGCGTGGGCGGCATCCGTGCAGCCCTTGACCTGGCCGAGTCCCGGCGCGATGTGGTTCTCATTGATAAATCCTATGCCATTGGCGGGCTGATGACCCGTCTGGACCGGACTTTTCCCACCAACAACTGTGATCTGTGCACCATCTCTCCCCATCTGTCAGAAAGCGGCCGGCAGCTTCGCCTGGATTTAAAGCCCATGACCGTTGTGGAGCAGGTGGAGGGGCAGGCCGGTGATTTCAAGGTCACGATCCGAACGCTGCCCCGCTACATTGATGTGGAAAAATGCACTGCCTGCGGCGAGTGTGCGGAAAAATTTCCGGACTGGGTCCGATTTACTCCGGGCCTTGATCCAAGGGCGCCCACATGCATGCGCTATCCCCAGGCAACACCGTATGCATTTTCCGTGGATGCCGATAAGGTGACGGATTTTGACGCACTGCAGAAGACCTGTAAAGTCGGGGCCATTATCCCCGATGACCAGGAAAAAACCGAGACTCTGTCTGTGGCTTCCATTATCCTTTCCACAGGCGCTGAATTATTTGATCCGGCAGTGCTGGACAATTTCGGCGGCGGCCAGTTTCCCAACGTGGTGACCGGCCTGGAATACGAACGGCTCATGTCGGCCTCCGGGCCCACCCTGGGCCAGCTGGCCAGACCCTCGGACAACAAGCGGCCGGCCCGGGTGGCATGGATTCAGTGCGTGGGCTCCCGGGGCATCAACCGCCAGGATGTGCCTTATTGTTCCAGCGTCTGCTGCATGTATGCCTTAAAGGAGGCCATTGTCACAAAGGAGCGCTTTGCCGAAGATATCGAGGCCAGCATTTTTTACATGGACATGCGGACCTGCGGCAAGGATTATGAGCTGTATCTCAACCGTGCAGTAAACGAATACGGTGTGAAACTGGTCCGCTCCCGGCCCCATTCCGTGGTTGAAGATTCGGAAACCGGCAACCTGGTCATCACCTATGCCACAGACGACGATGAGCGCCACAAGACCGAGGTTTTTGACATGGTGGTGCTTTCCACCGGCTTTCGGATTCCGGCCAGCACCCGGGAACTCGCCGGCCGCCTGGGCATTGATCTCAATGAACACGGCTATGCGCAGACCAGCGGATTTTCTCCGGTGGCCACTTCCCGGCCGGGTATCTATGTCTGCGGTGTGAGCGAAAGCCCCAAGGATATTCCCGAAACCATGATTCAGGCCAGCGCGGCCGCGGCCATGGCCGGCACCCAAATGCACCTGGAACAAGACACCGGGGCGGAAGAAGAGGATTTCCCTCCGGAAATCGATGTATCCGGCCAGAATCCCCGGGTGGGGGTGTTTGTTTGCGACTGCGGCCCCAACATCGGTGATGTGATCACGGTTTCCGCACTCGTGGAAAAGGTTCGTTCCTTTCCCGGGGTGGCCTATGCCGAAGCCGTGGGCTATGGATGCAGCAAGGAATCCATGGACAAAATGGAGACCCTGATCCGGGAGCACGGGTTAAACCGTGTGGTTATCGGCGGATGTTCCCCCCGGACCCACGAAACCAAGTTCCAGGACATGATGCGCCGCTGCGGCTTAAACAAGTACCTGGTGGAAATTGTCAATATCCGGGACCAGGATACGTGGGTGCATATGGACCGGCCGGCGGATGCCACCCGCAAGGCTGTAAAAATGCTGGAAATGGGAGTTCACGCGGTGGCCCGGGCGCATCCGCTCATGGAGCATTCCCTGCCCATGAATCAAAACGTGTTGGTTGTCGGAGGCGGGGTCACGGGGATGAATGCTGCCCTGATTCTGTCGGATCAGGGATTCCGGGTTTATCTGGTGGAGCGTGAAGCCCGGCTCGGCGGCATTGCCCGAAATATCCGCGCCACCCTGGAAGGCGACGATGTGGGCCGGTATATCACTGAACTGGCGGGAAAAGTGACGGCAGACCAGAAAATTCAGGTGCTGACCCAGTCGATCATCGTGGATCACAAGGGCATGCCCGGCCGGTTTACAACCGGCATCCAGACCGGCCCGCGGATGCACTACATGCAAATCGAACACGGGGTGAGCATCCTTGCCACCGGTGCACTGGCCAACAGGCCCGGTCAATACCAGCTCGGAGAAGACGACCGGGTCATGACCCAGCTGGACATGGATGCAAAAATCGCAGATGATCCGGAATCCGTCCGAAGCATGGACCAGGCGGTGATGATCCAGTGCGTTGGCTCCAGGGAGCCGGGCAATCCCAATTGTTCGCGCATCTGCTGCCAGAGCGCTATTAAAAATGCCCTGCGGATGAAAGCCCTGAATCCGGACATGCAGATTTATGTGTTATACAGGGATATGCGCACCTACGGCTTCCAGGAGGATTACTACCGGGAGGCAAGAAAGCAGGGCGTGAAATTTATCCGCTATGAACCCGAAAGCCGGCCGGAAGTCAGGGCGGATAAGGCCGGCCTGGCCGTTTGCGTCTACGATGAAGTCCTTGGCCGGTATCTTGAGATTTCCGCTGATGCCCTTGTCCTGAGTACCGGGCTGATTGCCGATGATGAAACCACTGAGGATCTCTCGGTGATGTTTCACCTGCCGCGCTCAGATGACGGATATTTCCTGGAGGATCATGTCAAGCTGCGGCCCACGGATATGTCCGTGCGTGGCTTTTTCGTGGCCGGTACGGCCCATGCGCCCAAATCCATTCGGGAAAGCATTACTCAGGCCCAGGCCGCAGCCGGCCGGGCCCAGACACTGCTGTCTAAGCAGTGGATCAACCTGGGGGCGTCAGTGGCAAAGGTGGATGGCGATAAATGCGCTGCATGCCTGATATGCGTCCGGGTTTGCCCCTATAACGTGCCTTATATCAATGCAGAAGGCTATTCGGAAATCGATCCGGCCAGGTGCCACGGCTGCGGTACCTGCGTGGCTGACTGCCCTGCCCGGGCCATACAGCTCATGCAGTATGAAGACGATCAGATACTGGCCAAACTCGATGGGCTATTTGAGAGGATGAACTGA
- a CDS encoding methylenetetrahydrofolate reductase — MNFKKKLSAAEFVVLAEMNTPKGVDISELVTNARRVKDRVDAVVVPDMDNGVMRMSALAGGALLRREGLETIVHVYGRDKNRMALQGDLLAAYVLGIPHLLVVPAEPMSNGDHREAVTVDDLDESGILQMIRSLREGVDLSGFDLKGTPDFTSGCAMAQVAEDSGLDQEIETVKRKVEAGAQYIVTPPVFDLDAYGRIAEALKPLGVPVIATVFLLKNVGMARYMSIHDPGSRISEDMIRRIRKAPDREAECIRMAGETAAELKKMVQGIKIATLGWEHRLPDILASAGL, encoded by the coding sequence ATGAATTTTAAGAAGAAGTTGTCAGCAGCTGAATTCGTGGTACTTGCCGAGATGAATACCCCCAAGGGCGTGGATATCTCGGAGCTCGTGACCAATGCCAGGCGAGTAAAAGACCGGGTGGATGCCGTGGTGGTGCCGGATATGGACAACGGGGTGATGCGCATGAGCGCCCTGGCCGGGGGGGCATTGCTTCGCCGGGAGGGTCTGGAGACCATCGTGCATGTCTATGGCCGGGACAAAAACCGGATGGCCCTGCAGGGAGATCTCCTGGCGGCATATGTGCTGGGCATTCCCCACCTGCTGGTGGTCCCGGCTGAGCCCATGTCAAACGGCGACCACCGTGAAGCGGTAACCGTTGACGACCTTGATGAGTCCGGGATTCTGCAAATGATCCGCTCCCTTCGCGAGGGCGTTGACCTGTCCGGCTTTGATCTTAAAGGAACGCCGGATTTTACCTCGGGATGTGCCATGGCACAGGTGGCAGAAGACAGCGGTCTGGACCAGGAGATCGAGACCGTAAAACGAAAAGTCGAGGCCGGTGCCCAGTATATCGTTACCCCGCCGGTGTTTGATCTGGACGCCTACGGCCGGATCGCGGAGGCGTTAAAACCCCTGGGTGTTCCGGTGATCGCCACGGTGTTTTTGCTGAAAAATGTTGGTATGGCCCGATATATGTCCATTCATGATCCGGGTTCCCGGATTTCCGAGGACATGATCCGGCGTATCCGCAAGGCCCCGGACCGGGAGGCCGAGTGTATCCGCATGGCCGGCGAAACTGCTGCGGAACTGAAAAAAATGGTTCAGGGCATCAAGATTGCCACCCTGGGCTGGGAACACCGGCTGCCCGATATCCTGGCCAGCGCCGGGCTCTAG
- the mazG gene encoding nucleoside triphosphate pyrophosphohydrolase, translating into MKEIDRLVGIMETLRAPGGCPWDAAQDHESLVPALIEEAYELAEAIESRDTASMVEELGDVLLQVVFHSIIGREQGAFSLSDVIEQLCQKLIYRHPHVFGQTRVADAREVVRNWDQLKNGEKGKRDRTSIADGIPVRLPALMYAAKLQTRASRAGFDWADALGVMEKIQEEADETRAALETGDQSDAADEIGDLIFSAVNLARKLGIDPEAAVRRANCRFADRFALIEKAAADRGVSVADIPMDEKERIWQKAK; encoded by the coding sequence ATGAAGGAAATCGACCGGCTGGTTGGCATCATGGAAACGCTGCGCGCCCCGGGGGGGTGTCCCTGGGATGCTGCGCAAGACCATGAAAGTCTAGTGCCCGCCTTAATCGAGGAGGCTTATGAACTGGCTGAGGCCATTGAGTCCCGGGATACGGCATCCATGGTTGAAGAACTCGGCGATGTTTTGCTGCAGGTGGTGTTCCACAGCATCATTGGCCGGGAGCAAGGCGCATTCAGTCTTTCCGATGTCATCGAGCAGCTCTGCCAGAAACTGATTTATCGCCACCCCCACGTGTTTGGCCAAACCCGGGTTGCCGATGCCCGGGAAGTGGTCCGCAACTGGGATCAGCTGAAAAACGGGGAAAAGGGTAAAAGAGACAGAACAAGTATTGCCGATGGCATTCCCGTGCGTCTGCCGGCGCTGATGTATGCCGCCAAGCTTCAGACCCGGGCGTCCAGGGCCGGCTTTGACTGGGCCGATGCCCTGGGGGTGATGGAAAAAATCCAGGAAGAAGCCGATGAAACCCGGGCTGCCCTGGAGACCGGGGATCAATCGGATGCCGCAGATGAAATCGGGGATCTGATTTTTTCCGCGGTCAATCTGGCAAGAAAGCTCGGCATTGATCCGGAAGCCGCCGTGCGCCGTGCAAATTGCAGGTTTGCAGACCGGTTTGCATTGATTGAAAAGGCTGCCGCAGACCGGGGCGTTTCTGTTGCCGATATTCCCATGGATGAAAAGGAGCGTATCTGGCAGAAGGCCAAGTAA
- the purN gene encoding phosphoribosylglycinamide formyltransferase gives MQTASRLRIGALISGSGTNLEAILKACETEQINGQVVFTGSDNPGSGGLAKAGKRGIATFVVDYKKIIRDYRADPRPQTLPADFNEAEILAKQSFFSADAEAQKVRTFLRTRAIAEAALIQQIRPYSFDLLVLAGFMRNLSPYFIDRINTDPARPRIMNIHPALLPAFAGTDGYGDTFRYGCKVGGCTVHFIDYGEDSGPIIGQRCFAIEETDTLADVKKKGLAREWALYPECIGLFAQNRLEVVNTTHTLPGGKVYQRRVVKILQP, from the coding sequence GTGCAAACAGCATCCCGCCTTCGTATCGGGGCACTGATCAGCGGATCAGGCACCAATCTGGAAGCCATTTTAAAAGCCTGTGAAACCGAACAAATCAACGGACAGGTGGTATTTACCGGCTCGGACAACCCCGGATCCGGCGGCCTGGCAAAAGCCGGCAAACGCGGCATTGCCACGTTTGTGGTGGACTACAAAAAAATCATCCGGGATTACCGCGCCGATCCCCGGCCCCAAACCCTGCCGGCGGACTTCAACGAAGCGGAAATACTGGCCAAACAATCATTTTTCAGCGCAGATGCAGAGGCGCAAAAGGTCCGGACTTTTTTGCGCACAAGAGCCATTGCCGAAGCCGCCCTGATTCAACAGATACGTCCCTACTCCTTTGATTTGCTGGTGCTTGCCGGGTTTATGCGCAATCTTTCCCCCTATTTCATCGACCGGATCAATACGGACCCCGCCCGGCCCCGGATCATGAATATTCACCCCGCACTTCTGCCAGCTTTTGCCGGCACTGACGGGTATGGCGACACCTTCCGCTACGGCTGCAAGGTGGGCGGCTGCACCGTGCATTTCATCGACTACGGCGAGGATTCGGGACCCATTATCGGCCAGCGCTGCTTTGCCATCGAAGAAACCGACACCCTTGCGGATGTGAAAAAAAAAGGACTGGCCCGGGAATGGGCCCTTTATCCCGAATGCATCGGGCTGTTTGCCCAAAACCGGCTGGAGGTGGTCAACACCACCCACACCCTGCCCGGCGGAAAAGTTTATCAAAGACGGGTGGTAAAGATTCTGCAGCCGTAA